The segment GGAGATACTCGTAGGTGTGGAGCTGGAACAGCCCGCTTATCTCACTTTTTTCTACATCGACATAGCagaatatgtatttttttttacgaaatatAAATGTTAGTAATTGTGAACCGGCGTTGTACAGATACTGCACCCACTAGCTTCCCACCGTCGCAAAAATCATCTTCGACGGCTGCCTCGAAATTCAGCTCGTCCATTCTTTCTTCGCGATCGTTACAACTACCTTGTCGTTTACAGTTGCCAAGAGGAAGAAGGCAATTTATATTGAGACTGAGAATCGGACAGAGAAGTAATGTTTTATTTCGGTTCAATCAGAAATATGATCGATAATATAGGACAAGGGGTTGATCGAAGTAACCTAGTCAGATTAACGCCAGTGTCACAGATAAGTGACGTCCACAACCCCGCAGTGTACTTAAAGCTAGTcacattaattttatacactctGTTGCTTCAAGTACACGGCATAGTATTCAGAGAATCCATGGCTACCTTCTACCGAATTGTTTCAACAACAATTTAAATTGTGAACCAACAAGTTACCTCCGGTAATTTCTAAGCTTTTTTTTTGTTAGAGCGGtgcaaatattaaaaatcgtaaTAACAGGATTTCGGTAGGTAAAGAgttaatatttcgtaaagaaTAATTCTGGACAGGGACCCTTACGGATCGGGCCATTATTTTTGCCAGGATCCAATACGTCGGTGGAAGACTCGGTTCCCGGCGACCTTCCGCGTTTCCCGACGCCGTCACGACTTGTTAAACAATTTCCACTTTCATTTTCCGCATGCCCGGCTCGGCCGCGAGCGTCCTCGTCATTAAGCGGCTTATAACGATGTTCAGGGTAGCCGGCGTTCCGGAAACGAGCGGTGATCGTCGTTTGGTCGCGTCACGATCGGATGCTCGGCCCTTAGAGAACCGCCACAGGTTATTGTACTGTTTGAGAAATCGCTAGGCGATTACAGTCATCGGCGGAAAACCCAGCATCGTTCGATTTCTGCGGGGAAAGTTTCCTGGTCGGGCACGGCGCACGCCTGTCCACCCAGATGGCGATGCACCCGATGCACCGATGCAACGAACGAGGCAACCGCGACCCAGTTCGCCCGCTGCCAAGGCGGCCCTGCCAAATCGATGCTCTTGATCACCCCTCGCGTCCACGTGCCCTCGTAATTCGCCCCGACGTGCCGCCTCTCGACGGCTCGCCGCTCTTCAACCCAATTCTATTTTCCGGGGGATGATGCGAGCGTAAATTTCGCACCCAACCCCTGCTGCCGCGTCGTTCGCGGACCAATACGCGTGACGGATACCCTGCGGGTTTTTCTTCcgatgtttattggcaaatTTCTACGTAAACGCTAATTTCATCCCTTTACGCTTTCAATTTCCCACTCGGCAAAAAGTGTCACgcaatcaaaataatttatttaacagtGGCAATATTAAAAGATCGTTAGAACTCTAATTTATTACTTCTAACTCGTTAGAATTATTATTGAAGCTACAGTATAAAAACATCCCGGGCCGCAAAGATTTCACATTTATCCGCACGAAACGATCCAAACTAAAAGTGGCGAAGAGGTTTGGGGAGACCAGCAATCAGTATGTGAGTTAGCGAAGAGGCCGGCAAACGCGCCTCCGGATAATTACCGACCGGAGAGGAGTACACGACAGTCCCCTGACATTTTCGAGCTTAAGATGGAGTTGCGACTGGAAGAGCGTTTATCAAGACGGCGGGATCGGAGCCCGTGGTTCCGGAGCCGCCGGAAACTTTAGCAACCGAGAGAAGCACCGTTCAATTACCTTGGTTGCAGCGTTCGTTGGGCAACCGCGTGGACGCTCCTCGATTTCGATTCTCGCGCGGAGTTCTGCTGAACAGTTGCCCAACGACTACGGGAAAACGCAGAAACCGAGGAAGCAAACCTCGAGGAAGCCGAAACTGCCACAACAGCTTCGTACGTTTTCCCTTGGGGGTGCACAATGTGATTTTTCTCGGGTCATCGATGACTGGACTTTTATTTATCGTATTCACACATTTTTGAAACACAAGAAAATATCCGTAGTAACTATGCTTGCCATAATATTTATTCTTGCAACGGAGGCAGATAACTTCCATTTTGCTACCGGTTCTTGCAACAGAGAATTTGTTGTTCTAGCGACGGCCACCGTGACTGAGAGAGCAGAGTCTAGTCACGAGTGAACAAAGTGGAAGATCTTCGATCGGCTCCGAAGCTGCGAGGCGCCGCCGGACAGTAAAAGAAGAAGATCGCTGGATGGCTGGTCAGTTAATTCGTCCACGGTTAAGTTCCCTGCTCGGTTCGACCCACTTCGGGGCCGTGCCCAAGCCACTTGACTCACGAACGACTTACGTGCCTGTCCATTGGACGAGCAGAGCCGGTCGTTGCGcaatcctctcgcagccgcacGCGACTACGAGCCTGTAAGCGAGAGACCGACGACGAAATGATCGCCCCCGGCACGAGACCTGGCTTTCGCGCCGCTGCTGATCGATCCTTTTCACCTTTCGCGACTTTTTCACCTGTCTGCCCGCTTCCACGACCCTTTTTTTACCAGTGCAAATTATTTTCCTCGAGTTCTCTGAACGCTGTTTGCtgacaaacatttttatttcaccacCCTTGTTCTCGGACCCCCTTTCTTTCATCTGAACAAACTTGCTCGGAAACGATTGTTTCGAGTCAATTAGGGAGGTATATAATCGCATTTAAGACTTTGACTGTTGAAGGACCACCTAGAAAAATTGCCCAAAGTCAAGATTCTCTAGTTAACACTGAATCCATCGAGCTCTGAAAGTGACGGTGTTGGTTTGCAagaatgacgagattgaatttatttatcaatgtTAACGGGACCGAAGTTGTCTCGACTCTTGGGATTGTACAAGCGCGACCAAGATGAGTTAAAAGAATAGTAAAAGAAGAGAGAATTTTTACAGGAATGTAGGccagaaaatgtttttcttttgaACACTTTGTTGTTTCGTTCGAATCTCCCGCCGCGCTTTCTGTTCGCTGTCACTTTGCAGAACCCTTTCGCTCGACGTTCGTTGGTAAGCTAGTCGTACGACTTTCTCAACTGTTGATACGTTCAATACGACGTTGCTCGCACTTATACGAGCTTATACAATGTATAAATCACAAATATTATCACTGCACCCAACAgggataaaattaataaaaagattCAGAATGACAATCTGATAAAACGATTTTACTAGAGAACAAAAAAGAGTTACCTACTGTTGAAAGAAGTATTGATCTAGGAACGATCTACGAAACGTTACCAGTAGAGTGAGGAATCATTATTATGCATGAGAGAATGCTAAACCTCATATATATCCACTACCTATACTATATCCACAATACATTGTACATAAATATAATAATCATAGCAACGGTCTGTGCAATTTACAACTTCATGCAAATTCTTAGACTGCCCTCTAATAAAACAGAACAAGTCaaatatttattcagaattttctTCAAGTGTAAATCAAATAAAAACGCACAAGAATCAAGAGCCCCCTAAGTGGAAAATCAAAGCCAAAATTCATTTAATCACCCCAAAGAATCGATTTTTAAGAAGCCTCCAAGCAAGTGGAAATCGAAAGCGACGTCCCTGTAGTTTGTTAAAGTTCTGAAACACACGAAATCGGACTAATTATGCAGCATGTCCATTAACAGTAGCTCGACCGTTTATCTCGAGGCTCATCAGAGCCGCGTCGCGTGTCTCTCCACCGTTTCTTAAGTTCGAGCATTTAACTATCTCGTTGGCGATAAAAAATCGATCAAAAGAAACGGGATTGAGCATTCACGGACCATAACGATCGCGTGTCGGCCGCGAAATTCGAGTGGGATAGCCTCTGTTAACGcgaccgtcgcgtcggtttCTCTCGTTGTCAGGAGTCACGGCGGCGTTAGGTTTGTTGGCACGAGCTGTCCACCTCAGCTCGAGAGACCGCGACTCCAAATCGCCGTCGCAATTTCCGTAAACATAGTCCACGCCCGTGAAAGCATGGTTTCCGGTCGTTACACAGGGGAGAGTGTGAACACTGTTCTTAAAAGCGATCGCATTGCGGCACGCTAATTTTCTGCGAGTCACGGTGCATTGGTTTCAATGTCCGACGAGTGGTGAACGCACGATCGATGATTAAACCGATGAACTTGTCGCTAGAGTCAGTTCCTGTCTCGCTTTATGTCGCTCAAAACACGATTTACGTTCACGAGTTAATTCAAAAAGATGCAAATTTATATTTCACCCAGAAAAGACTGTGTCTATGTTATTCGATTCCTTCGGGCTCTAATTTTCCTCAGATACTTTGGAACATTCACACAATGTTTCAAAGTACAGCGAATAATCCACCATCTCAACGTCCGTACGCTTTCATTACTCTTTGCACAGTTCCAACAAAAACCTCTCCTATAATAGTTCCGATGTTCAGAAAGTGAAGACGTTAGAAAAACAATGACTCGCGTCGATTCTTTCGAGGAACACACTCGATTCGAGTCACGTATCGTCAATTATTATAACAACACGCGGCTTTCGCTTTCGCTGATGGTACCAAGAAGATTATTCGAAATTTCAATCGTACAATACGCAAATTTGGATAGAAATCAGAAGATTCGCTCGATCAAGGGACTCCGATCTTTCGCTTTCGTTTCGCGTGTGACTGGCGCCGAGATCGTCCGCGCTGCTCTCATTCTTGTTTTCCAAGGTCGCGCGGGATGACCGCGGAATCGTGATCCGTGGAATCGCGTGTCACTCCGTTTATGGATCGTGGATCGTCGATCATCGGGGCTCGTTTCGAGGTGCAAGGTTCCGGAGGCTGTGAACCAGAATAGTTTCACTATCTACGGGAAAGCGATCTTCCCCCCTTGAAGAGGCTAGCGCCGTGTGCAGCCTCTGGGAAACGCTTGTATATAAGCTGGTCGCTCCTCGTCGCCTATTTACTCGCTTTCGTTCGATCATTTAAACCGGATCGACACACCTTGACCCTGATCCGATCGGTTCGCCAAGGCTCGCAGGATGAATTGCACGGTACGTCTCCCTGGTGTCAAGGTCGCGGGGAACCGGAACAATCCAGTGGTCCTTCGGCCAACAATGTGACAGTGATCGTGTGCAGTGTTTTCGTTAAATGGTTAAATGTTCAGTAGTTGGGGAGTGTTCAATCATTGATGCTCGATAGAATTCTTCGCGACTGTGTTATTGTTGTAGAGAAGCTCAAACATCCTCTTTTTACACAGCAGTTCTAAAAGAAATTGAAGATCATGGTGCAAAAACCAGGCACGTCTATGTCTCGTCTCCTTCTCAGTACTTTTATATATTGCCGATCGTTTGAAGTAAGATCTAGACCATTTTCGAAACCTGGATTTACCTTGTttttgcaccgaggtcttaAGCTATTAATTGCTACTGACATTGAaaagtttaataaaattgatgCATGAATTGTAAGCCCTGGAAATGTATGAAGCATAAATGATGCAAACTCACGCAAACTGATCGCAAACTTATACAAACTTACGCAAACTGAGCGCAACCACATGCAAACTCATGCAAACTCACGCAAACTGGTCGCGAACTGTACTGCTGGGTACTGTGTTAACGATTGGTAATGATCACTGTTGCAGAGGAACATCATGGTGATGCTTTTGGTCTTCGCCGCGACTTCGTCGTGTTTCGCTGCGCGACAGAAGAAGAACCAACAACAGGCCGTGAAGCCGAGGACACAGAGACCTCCGAACAGAATGCAATGTGTTGGTTGGCAGAAGAGAACTAATGGCACTACACACAGAAACGCTAAGGGATCGATGAGACCTGTTGGGAAACGCGGTGCGTAGATCTAGGGTGCGGGGACTTGGCACATCTCCTCTCTTCTTAATCGCAAGCAATTAGCGGTTGTATAGCTATCTTCAGAAGCTAATAGACATTTTGGAAAAGCTGGTAGCTAATAGATATTTTGAACAATCTTGCAGAAGCTAGTGGTCCTACATTATTTGCTGAACGTTCACTTCATAGTGACTAATCCACTAAATCTTGCAGGGGACGAGTACAACGAGCCTCTGGAGCTATCCCACCTGGACGTGGGTCCCCTAGAAGGCGAGTCCTTGAAATCCGAACACCTGGACGGAAGCTACGAATCCTTCGTTTCAGACCACGAAGCAGGAATATCCCTGGACGTTCCCCACGAGGGCCAGGTTCTAGGTCACCACGTACAAGAAGACGTGCACAAGCTGGTAACCGTGGTGAAGAAGGTAGCAGTGCCGTACCCAGTCATCAAGAACGTCCCGTACCCGGTGGTGAAGAACATTCCCTACCCGGTGAAAGTGCCGGTACCACAACCCTATCCAGTAGAGAAGAAGGTCCCATATCCAGTGAAAGTTTTCGTGAAGGTACCGGTAAAGATCCCGAAGCCTGTACCCGTGATCAAGGAAGTACCGTACCCGGTGCAGGTCCCGGTGGACCGTCCCGTACCCTTCAAGGTCTACGTACCAGACCCATATCCAGTCGAAAAGAAGGTTCACTATGAAGTCCAGGTACCTGTACCCGAGCCGTTCCCCATTGAACGCAAGATCCCGGTGCCGGTGAAGGTAGCAGTGCACGTCTCGCAGCCGTACCCGGTCGAGAAGGTTGTGCGCTACCCGCTGAAGATCGAAGTTGAGCAACCGGTACCGGTTCCGGTGCCGAAACCCTATCCGGTTCCCATTGCGAAACCCGTCCCCTACCCGGTCGACAAACCCGTCCCCGTACCCGTCAAGGTCGAGGTGCCAAGGCCGGTACCTGTACCCGTCGATAAACCCGTACCGGTTAAGGTCAAAGTCGCGGTACCCGCGCCCTATCCCGTGGAAAAGGAAGTCCCCTATTCCGTGGAGAAGCCGATACCCGTGCCGGTCAAAGTACCGGTCGACAGACCGGTACCGGTACACGTGACCAGACCAATTGCTTACCCGGTCGAAAAACCCGTACCCTACCCCGTAAAAGTACCCGTCCCCATTCCAGATCACGAGGGAGACTCCGCGATCGAATCTTCTGCGCTCGAGTACCATGAATTCGCGCGATGAATGGTTCAAATTCCAGCGCGATTGGGCAACACGTGATTTCTTGCGATCGATCCACGGCAGAAGATCTAGCTACCGATCCAATGCCCGCTCTTTACGCGAACATTTTGTTATATGTGGTAAAAGAATTCCTTTACAGGTGGTAAAAGAATTCCTGAAATCCCGATTCCGTTTCCGAGCCCCGAGCGAGTACCTACTGTAGATGTATGCAGGCGTTTTGCAGTGTTCTCTGATCGACGACGCGGTGGTTGTTAATGTTGTTCGCTGCGATCGTCggttatagactgcggattttatgcatttatggtaagaATGGAGAAGCGAAATATCGAGTAAGACgctagaagaatttaagaatattgttgcATTGTTCTCTATTTATTAAAACCATTAAGCGAAGAGATACATTTTCATTTGACCCTTGTTCCCTCTACAATCCATGCAGGACATTTTTGCATAACAATCCACAGTCTGCTTATTTATGTAGCTCGTAAGACATTTGATAAAGAAGTCGTTTCTGTCTAATGGTAGTATGCAGTTTTTATTCACTAAAGGACCTAGTAACGCCATCTGAGCGGCGTTGAAGCCAGCAATTGCGTTGCAGCTGTCGTCTCATGGTGAAATGCATTTGTACAGAGAATTGCAGCGAACTGCAACCAGTATCGACTGCGAAAGTTCTCGTTCTAGTGTGCGGGAACTCCGCGAGAGGTTGTACGACGTGGAAATAAATGCCTTTCGCCGAAATCGAAAGGAACCGTTGTTTCTAGTCATTTAATTCGTTGCTCCGCTTTGATCCGTTCTTGATCGAGCAAGGTTAAGAAAGCTCCGATCAAGGGACGTCTAATATGGCGACGATCGAAAGGAAAAATCATAGGACAGTATAGAAACCCGATGTCCCCGGAATGTGCAATTGAGATTGACGAGCACGGCGAAATCGGCGAGCCACATTCCAGTCACGTTTCTCCTCGACCCGGTCGTAATTGCGTCGCGACAGATCGTTCCGTAATTGATTCTGGCAGGACAGACGCATCAGGGCGACGTGTCTTACAGCCTTGATCCTGACTTTCTACATAATCGATCCTAGCTCTCGAGAACGCGGGCAATCGATTTTTTAACGCGATTTTAGCTATTAACACGAATTCAAATTACATCGGCCAGCATGAATGCAGTTTATTTCGTTGTTGGAGGAACAAATACCGATTTAGGTACTCTATGGAgattcaaaataaataatttagtaaTTGTTGTAGTACTAGCTTTTGTTCAAATTGCGTTTCTAGCGAAGTTAAAATTGTTTTGTCAGATTTCTTAGGGTGAAGGGAACTTTTTGGTTTTTGAAAATTAGTAATACCAGGATCTACGACCCCAATACTCTGGAATGATGATGtcgtaattaataatgtatagCTAAGAGAGATATGAATTTTACACGGTATAGGAGTCGCGTGACGCCGCTTATGCGAGCGTTGAAATCACCGAGCGCGTTGAGATCTCCGGGCTCTTGTAGCCTAACCAAACACGCTATCACTATGCAATTTTTTCGGGGCTTGTACAGCTTGCTCACTTTCTATTGCCACTGTTACTCTTCCTCAATTTCCAAAAGTCAGatggaattaataaattataaccTTTGATATTCTCGCAACTAAGGAAAAATTTCCCTTgatatatttcttgtttcatGGGTGGTTGTTTTTAACTTTCTGAGTCGAATATTCACAGCACAGCTTCCCACGAGACCCACGCCCGTATCACGTTTCTTACTTAATAATGcaacaaatttattccactCGCGGAACCTGGTTCTTCGGCTTTTTTTCCCTCGAAACCGTGTCACTGTGCAAATAGAAAACCGCGAACTGGATGTAACAGTTTCTGACCGGACTGGCGAACTCTATGAAGAAAGTGGTAGCTTCGAAAATGGCAAAACCGCCGGAGAGAACTTTTACACCGGTTTCGTTTTCGCTGAACTTACACGAGAAACTGGATGGCTCCCGGATGATCGATGGGGAATTGGATCAACCGATGCTACGTGAGAAGATTTCATGGTCGCGCCACGTTGCTCGGTGTTTATTTCCTAACTAGGAACAAATTGTCACGGAGAAACAAGGCTTGTATCCGGCAGGCGATTCCGCGAAGGAACTTCGGATTGTTTTAGAACAAACGTTTCCCACGAAAAACGCGTCCCCGTGGTGGTGCGAGGTCCGCCCGGTTTTACGATCGCCTATGGAAAGTGGCCATTCGCTTTCATCTGTCAAACGTACACAGCCTCGCCGTTCCAGCAGGCTTTTCATGAAATTAATGGACTAGAACCAAGCTGCAACCGATGGTTTGTCCCGTGAAATATACTTAAACGCGATTGTCCGCGGTTTTCCTGAGTTCATGGACACCCGGAGATGTCGAAACCCTGAAGCCGGCCACTTCTTCTTCGAATTCCTCCACTCATTCCTGGTCTCGATCCTCTAATTTAAGTTCTGCAATTGAACTTTGTTTCGTTCGTGTTTACTAGGCATCCacgtttacaaaataaaaagataattacaaatcgaagaaattgaaagaaaacGCAGATTATTTCTCGGGacagaatattttataattcaaAGCAAAATTAGATTAGATAAAATTAgaagagaaaaatatttatttcattcggGTGCCTCGCAATTAatggagaaaatttttattttgcataaagatccgcggtctggtGATTAGCGTATCGCGGTATGCGTTGATTGCTCAACAAAAGCCATAAGTTCCTCCAGCGTGTCGGTTCGACGGACTGCGTGAAACTAGAAGTTTCTTCGCGGCTGTTTTACGAGTCGAATAATGAATGGTCCAGGTTGTCGCTTCCGTGGTGGAGAGCCTTAAACCAATTATTAAGAGCCTTAAACCAATGACCGTTCGGTTGACCGTGGATAATTGTCGCGAAGTAGACAGCACAGGCCTATAAAGGTCCGAGCTGGTTGGACAGGCGAAAGTCGTCCACCGTATATAAATAATCCTGGTGCACTTATCCGTTTGGTTTCAGTGCATCTTGATCCATCGTCTGGCAACATCTCGCCATGGGACGCCTGGTAGGTACCATAACATTTTACCCTACACCCTTCGATTTCATTCTCTACTTCGCCCTCCAAATTCTTTCATCCCTTGCTTTCTATAACTACAGTTATACtactattttacaatatttttattttattagtatCAGCTTCACTTTAATTTCTGATAGGGATTCCTTCTCTATTTAGAACTAGATTTAATTATTCCTCCGATTAGTATTCCTCCGATTTCGACTCTCCAACTAGATTATCAGACTACGAAGATCCCCTAATTATTACTCAACATCTTTTTCTGCCTCCCAC is part of the Halictus rubicundus isolate RS-2024b chromosome 10, iyHalRubi1_principal, whole genome shotgun sequence genome and harbors:
- the LOC143358111 gene encoding uncharacterized protein LOC143358111 encodes the protein MAMHPMHRCNERELLLKLQYKNIPGRKDFTFIRTKRSKLKVAKRFGETSNQYLPNDYGKTQKPRKQTSRKPKLPQQLQNKKELPTVERSIDLGTIYETLPVEYFGTFTQCFKRNIMVMLLVFAATSSCFAARQKKNQQQAVKPRTQRPPNRMQCKLVVLHYLLNVHFIVTNPLNLAGDEYNEPLELSHLDVGPLEGESLKSEHLDGSYESFVSDHEAGISLDVPHEGQVLGHHVQEDVHKLVTVVKKVAVPYPVIKNVPYPVVKNIPYPVKVPVPQPYPVEKKVPYPVKVFVKVPVKIPKPVPVIKEVPYPVQVPVDRPVPFKVYVPDPYPVEKKVHYEVQVPVPEPFPIERKIPVPVKVAVHVSQPYPVEKVVRYPLKIEVEQPVPVPVPKPYPVPIAKPVPYPVDKPVPVPVKVEVPRPVPVPVDKPVPVKVKVAVPAPYPVEKEVPYSVEKPIPVPVKVPVDRPVPVHVTRPIAYPVEKPVPYPVKVPVPIPDHEGDSAIESSALEYHEFAR